The stretch of DNA CGTAGAGGCCGAACAGAAAAAGCTTACCCGAATCTTACCGATGCAGCGTGAACGGCGTGATGCCTTACACGCACTCTATCTGCAAAAGTTGGCTCCGAGGCTGCAGTACCTTGATGCAGAGCAACGCTATATCGAAGTGGAGTCGTCGCTGGATAGCCTTCAAGCCCGGTGGGCTCGGGTTCAGGCCGACATCCAAAGAACCCTGACGGAGGACCAACAGCTTCTGGCCACCCAGGCTGCGGAGGCACTTTCTCTGGAGGAGTCACTGGCGCTGGAGCTACAGAAGCTGGGGCAGCTGATGGTAAAGGTTCAACGGGAGCTGGCCAGTACCCTTATCACTTCCCCCATCGATGGAGTGGTTCGTCATGTAATACCTTTAACGCAGGGCACGGTCATTCCGGCAGCCCAGCTACTGATGGAGGTTGTACCTGCCACCGGTGATCTACAGGCAGAGGTTTGGGTGCAGAACCGGGATGTGGGTTTCGTCTCCGTAGGCCAGAGCACTCAAGTGAAAGTGGACAGTTTCAACTACACGCGTTACGGCGATATCCCGGGCCAGATTGATCTGGTGTCGGCCGATGCCAGCGATGAGAGCGGGAAGGGACCTGTCTATAAAGCCCTGGTTTCACTCTCTTCCAACACTCTAGCCGTTGACGGGGTGGAGCAGCGTCTGCTGGCCGGTATGGATGTATCGGTAGAGATTAAAACGGGAACACGAAGGATACTCGATTTTTTCATTTCGCCACTTTTGCGATATGGGAGTGAGAGTATCCGTGAGCGCTAATATCTCTACAGGAAAAACATAGAGGGAGGGGTAGGATGCTACTCGATTACTTTGATCCTGAATATACGATGTTATGCATAGGCTTGTTGGTGGCGATCATTATGCTGGGGCTATGTCTTCAGGAGTATGACTCCATTAAAGCCTTTGAACGAGAGATTGAAGAGGACCTGAAAAATCCCCCTAAACCTATCTACCAGCATGATTTGAAGGCCTTTTCACAAGATGACAACTCGCAGGACAAGAGGTGATCGATGCACATTCATTGCAGCTTAACCGTTTTTTCAGCGCAACCTAGCACTTCATCAAAGGGTGGAGGTTGAGATGAAAGGGCTACGAAACCGGGTTCAGGCAGGGTTTCTGCTATTAGCCCTGATGGGTTCCTTGCCAGCGGCAGCGGGCTATCTGGTGAAGGGCAACAACTACACCGAGCGCTTCGGCGGCACGGTGATGGAGGGTAAGGGCAAGTTTGATATCAACGCCTGGGGGTATACTCCTGCCTTTGCGAAGCGGTTTGCAATGCCGAATCGTTGGCTGGAACCTGAGCTGTCGGGGGTAGAGGGGATCGCCTTTCGCACCGAGGTTTACGCTTACGAGCCCTGGCGCCCCGCCGAGTGCCTGTTCGATCTCTACCTGAATCAGGAGGCGGAGATCCCCTGGCTGGTGGGCATTAACGAGTCGGGCCGGCGCTATATCTATCCCCATTCACCGGAGCCCATCGCCCAGCTGAAGCTGCTTCGCGAGGCGGACCGGCAATGGGCCCGGCGCGCGGTGGGTATCGCTGAAACCGACTCCGCCGGTCGCCATCAGCTGAACTGGGTGGCCGGTGATCGGGTGGTTCCGCTGCGGGTACGCAACTACCAGCGCTCCATCGGCAAGGGGCTGGATCGCCTGCTGCTGGTGTTTGACTGCCAGCAGATGCCGGGGAGTGCCGGCGAGTTGGTGTTGGGGAGTTACCGTATCGGCCTGACCGACAGCTATCTGGAGCGGGTTCGTTTTTACCATCAGGCAAGACGCGATGAGCCCTTTTACCTTACCGAGGACCGGGTAATCGATATCCCCCCAACGGTCTACCAGTGGGTCTATACCCGCGACTTTGCCGAGCGTTTTGGCCTCCCGGAGCAGTGGATTGACGAGGATCTGCAGGGGGTTGAGGCGGTGGTCTATTACTGGAAAAAGGATGGAGGTGTCACCTTTTTGAGAAAGCCAGGGCACTTGGTTGCAGGTGGCCCCTATATCGATTTTATCTTTAGCAATGAGCAGGTGGCTAAGGCTTTCCCTGAACCTCGCAGTGCCGGTGGTCCCAGCCGTCATCTGGGCTCCTTCCGCTATCTCTTTGAAGCCGATAAGGCGGTGAGGGTAAACCGGGATTGGTTTGCTGGGGGGACAAATATCAGTTACCAGGCTGTCCGTCTTAAGGGTGACGTCCCTGTTCATGGCGGAGGGGTTCCGGTCTTCTGGTTTGACCGCGAGATATTAAATGACTTTGTGCTTATGCATGGTAGTACCCATATGACTTTCAAAGCAGAGGACTATCAAATGCTGCTCTTTACCGTCGGGCGAGGCGATTTAGTGGCACGGGATGGGAGGCCCTACAGCATCGACCATCGGTTTTATATCCCCGGTCAGTTTTTAGACCGAACAAGGAGCTATCTGGATCTTCGAGAGGTTCCAGATATCCCTCGAGTCTATGGTGCTTCATTGGAGTCCTTAACAAAGCAATAGAACACTATCGCCCAGTAACTATTTCCAGGGAAGGAGAGGTTATGACCAGTTTAATCAGTGATCTGATGCTTTTAAGCGTCGATGTGTACAACCCCAAAGAGGTAACCGACCTTTCTGGGTTGGCTCCTGCGGGCTGGAATTTTGTGGAGTCTGTGGGTGTCAACGGATCTGGAAGGCAATATGATCCTGAAAGTGGTTTCTACGCCTATGCGGTCACCCGCGAAGGGTCCAATGGCGCGGAGGTGGTTATTGCCTTTCGTGGCACCGATGGCCTGAACGGAGATTTCGGAGCCGACTGGGCACTGTCGTTGGGTTCTACCTACCACCCGCAGTTTGAGGATGCGCTTCAGTTTACA from Aestuariirhabdus litorea encodes:
- a CDS encoding HlyD family type I secretion periplasmic adaptor subunit translates to MIAAGRLQRWRSAWQARRQERLRCAFLPDALAVEQSAPNPLGRLFSLMIMGLFVVALGWGWFGQIDIVAVARGKLVPVVGVASIQSELMGRIMTPPVKEGALVKAGDLLVTLDDTMIRADIESLGEQISVVLERLERQRARRGLVDHMGTIPLGQLLLDAEPPRTTSTPLLERQWQQLLAVRFGNRARVNALEAQRHDVEAEQKKLTRILPMQRERRDALHALYLQKLAPRLQYLDAEQRYIEVESSLDSLQARWARVQADIQRTLTEDQQLLATQAAEALSLEESLALELQKLGQLMVKVQRELASTLITSPIDGVVRHVIPLTQGTVIPAAQLLMEVVPATGDLQAEVWVQNRDVGFVSVGQSTQVKVDSFNYTRYGDIPGQIDLVSADASDESGKGPVYKALVSLSSNTLAVDGVEQRLLAGMDVSVEIKTGTRRILDFFISPLLRYGSESIRER